In Synechococcus sp. PCC 6312, one genomic interval encodes:
- a CDS encoding DUF86 domain-containing protein gives MREPQKKVKDILLAIEAIERYQHLSREDYEDNELVQVWFLRHLQIIGEATRTLPQDIRDLAPEVPWSKIIGMRTILVHLYFEIDLDIVWEAVQVDIPNLKPQIVELLTQLGEVAIDE, from the coding sequence ATGAGAGAACCTCAAAAAAAGGTAAAAGATATTCTCTTGGCAATCGAAGCAATCGAGCGTTATCAACATCTGAGTCGTGAAGACTATGAGGATAATGAACTGGTTCAGGTTTGGTTTCTGAGGCATCTACAAATTATTGGAGAAGCCACCCGAACTCTGCCGCAGGATATACGAGACCTAGCCCCAGAAGTTCCTTGGTCAAAAATTATCGGAATGCGAACTATTCTGGTTCATCTCTATTTTGAGATCGATCTGGATATTGTTTGGGAGGCTGTGCAGGTAGATATTCCTAATTTAAAACCGCAAATTGTAGAGCTTTTGACTCAGCTAGGGGAGGTGGCAATCGATGAGTGA
- a CDS encoding Holliday junction DNA helicase — protein MNICAVDPGLSGAMAILQDGEVTAKPLPIGGKDLDLATLADWLKSASPGLLVIEKVHSMPGQGVSSTFKFGQGYGAILGIAAALSIPTELVTPQAWKKTVLAGTAKDKDAAIDYCRRMFPQVSLLPGPRCRKPHDGLADSLCILEYGRRVLVGQLSG, from the coding sequence ATGAACATCTGTGCAGTTGACCCTGGCTTAAGTGGGGCAATGGCCATTCTCCAAGATGGGGAAGTAACAGCCAAACCATTGCCCATTGGCGGGAAAGATTTAGACTTGGCTACCTTGGCAGATTGGCTTAAGTCAGCATCCCCAGGCCTGTTAGTGATCGAGAAAGTTCATAGTATGCCAGGCCAGGGAGTAAGCAGCACATTTAAATTTGGGCAAGGCTATGGAGCCATTCTGGGCATTGCCGCAGCTCTATCCATTCCGACTGAGTTGGTAACTCCCCAGGCCTGGAAGAAAACCGTTTTAGCGGGTACAGCCAAGGATAAGGATGCAGCGATTGATTATTGCCGGAGGATGTTTCCGCAAGTGTCATTACTCCCAGGCCCCAGGTGCAGAAAACCGCATGATGGCCTGGCCGATAGCTTGTGCATTTTGGAATATGGGCGGCGTGTTTTAGTTGGGCAACTATCTGGATAA
- a CDS encoding PIN domain-containing protein, producing the protein MRVYLDTSVFNRPFDDQSQAKIFLETQAVILIFQAIESQQIELVFSDVLEYESSRNPKQEQAIFVLTYSQFAIHKVTLTQSIIDRAKTLQEIGVKELDALHVACAEAANCSYMLTCDKRLINRCKNLIISVINPVDFILEFDNEN; encoded by the coding sequence ATGAGAGTTTATCTTGACACCAGTGTTTTTAATCGCCCATTCGACGACCAATCCCAGGCCAAAATCTTTCTGGAAACTCAAGCTGTTATCTTAATCTTTCAAGCTATCGAGAGCCAACAAATAGAACTGGTTTTCTCTGATGTATTGGAATATGAAAGTAGCCGCAATCCCAAACAAGAACAAGCAATTTTTGTTTTGACCTACTCTCAGTTTGCCATCCATAAAGTAACGCTCACGCAATCAATTATAGATCGAGCTAAAACCCTACAAGAAATTGGAGTTAAAGAACTAGATGCCTTACACGTGGCCTGTGCCGAAGCTGCAAACTGTAGCTATATGTTAACTTGTGACAAACGACTAATTAACCGTTGTAAAAACTTAATTATTTCCGTCATTAACCCAGTAGATTTTATTTTGGAGTTTGATAATGAAAATTAA
- a CDS encoding nucleotidyltransferase family protein, which yields MSNIKEKLNLRFLQQKREDILAIAQKHGAKNIRVFGSIARGDADEKSDIDFLVEMEVGRSLFDLGGLQYDLEILLGLQVDVVSQKGLKKSIRDRVLSESIVL from the coding sequence ATGAGCAATATAAAGGAAAAATTAAATCTTAGGTTTCTCCAACAGAAGCGTGAGGATATTCTTGCTATTGCCCAAAAACATGGAGCCAAGAATATAAGAGTTTTTGGGTCTATAGCGCGGGGGGATGCAGACGAGAAAAGCGATATTGATTTTCTGGTGGAGATGGAAGTAGGCAGAAGCTTATTCGATCTGGGTGGATTGCAATATGATTTAGAAATTTTATTGGGCTTGCAAGTGGATGTAGTGAGCCAAAAGGGGCTAAAAAAAAGCATTCGGGATCGAGTTTTAAGTGAATCAATTGTCCTATGA
- a CDS encoding DUF1819 family protein has protein sequence MTFNHQYQPKAQYSSRIIKAGALVADTKKLLCSWNLSVSTAENIKQFHRENIFGKSSRSRVADILAIFRQRYLSNESVTKALILFARSKFSTSSLIPLLYFHSSLADRLLFDVATNIIFPMYKRGLVDINRREFQYSLTKMVKEGKMASLWSENTFNRLSSGLLSTLRDFGVLQGCVNKKISPAYLPIESFAYIIFYLKQSQASGVKLLELADWRLFLLFQDDVERLLFECHQRKMLEYHVAGSVTRLTFPAKTLEEYADVLAQR, from the coding sequence ATGACTTTCAATCATCAGTATCAACCCAAGGCTCAATATTCCTCAAGAATTATTAAAGCTGGTGCATTAGTGGCAGACACTAAAAAACTCCTTTGTAGTTGGAATTTATCTGTCTCGACAGCCGAGAATATAAAACAATTCCATCGAGAGAACATATTTGGAAAATCCTCTCGCTCTCGGGTGGCTGACATACTAGCAATTTTTAGGCAGCGATATCTTTCAAATGAGTCTGTCACTAAAGCATTAATATTATTTGCAAGAAGTAAGTTTTCAACTAGTTCACTTATTCCTTTGTTGTATTTCCATTCATCACTTGCCGATAGATTACTTTTTGATGTTGCAACAAATATTATATTTCCAATGTATAAAAGAGGTTTAGTAGATATAAATCGACGAGAATTTCAATATTCCTTAACGAAAATGGTTAAGGAAGGAAAGATGGCGAGCCTCTGGTCTGAAAATACATTTAACCGTCTTTCAAGTGGGTTGCTCTCAACGCTCCGAGATTTTGGAGTGCTTCAAGGATGCGTTAACAAGAAAATTTCTCCTGCCTACTTGCCAATAGAGTCCTTTGCATATATTATTTTCTACCTAAAGCAGAGTCAAGCATCTGGAGTAAAACTTCTAGAGCTCGCCGATTGGAGGCTTTTCCTATTGTTCCAAGATGATGTCGAGAGACTCCTCTTTGAATGTCACCAGAGGAAAATGCTGGAGTATCATGTTGCTGGAAGTGTCACCCGGTTAACATTCCCTGCGAAAACACTTGAAGAGTATGCGGATGTCCTCGCTCAAAGATAG
- a CDS encoding class I SAM-dependent DNA methyltransferase, with protein MPRSAVTPTPAGANLGYEAELFKAADKLRGNMEPSDYKHVVLGLIFLKHISDRFEAKQQELAAEFPDDPEILEDKDEYTAENVFWVPKESRWSYLQANAKQPTIGKLIDEAMLGLEKVNDSLKGVLPKEYARPALNAVMLGELIDLISNIAFGTSHDNARDVLGRVYEYFLGQFAGSEGKRGGEFYTPRSVVRVMVEMLQPYQGRVYDPCCGSGGMFVQSEKFVEDHAGRIGDIAIYGQESNYTTWRLCKMNLAVRGIDSDIRWNSEGTFHKNELPDLRANFILANPPFNISDWGGDRIREDARWKFGIPPVGNANYAWLQHIWHHLAPTGTAGVVLANGSMSSQQSGEGDIRQAMIEGDAIDCMIALPGQLFYSTQIPACLWFLAKDKSNGIARDKKLRDRRGEILFIDARKLGYMVDRTRREFSDEDVAKIAETYHCWREGAGYEDIPGFCKSANLEEIRGHGYVLTPGRYVGAAAAEEDDTPFAEVMQQLTTKLGQQFQESARLESVIRENLQGLGYDF; from the coding sequence ATGCCTCGTTCTGCTGTTACCCCTACCCCTGCTGGAGCTAACCTCGGTTACGAAGCGGAGCTATTCAAAGCAGCGGACAAACTGAGAGGCAACATGGAGCCATCAGACTATAAGCACGTTGTCTTGGGGCTGATTTTTCTGAAGCACATCTCAGATCGGTTTGAGGCAAAGCAGCAGGAACTGGCCGCAGAATTCCCCGATGATCCCGAAATTCTAGAGGACAAGGACGAATACACCGCCGAGAACGTCTTTTGGGTGCCGAAAGAGTCCCGCTGGTCTTATCTCCAGGCCAATGCCAAGCAACCAACTATCGGGAAGTTAATTGATGAAGCCATGCTGGGCCTGGAGAAGGTTAACGATTCGCTCAAGGGGGTGTTACCCAAAGAATATGCCAGGCCAGCGTTAAATGCTGTCATGTTGGGCGAACTGATTGACCTGATTTCCAATATTGCCTTTGGGACTAGCCACGATAATGCCAGGGATGTGTTGGGGCGAGTCTATGAATATTTCCTAGGTCAATTTGCCGGGTCAGAGGGTAAGCGTGGCGGTGAATTTTATACCCCCCGGTCAGTGGTGCGGGTGATGGTGGAAATGCTGCAACCCTACCAAGGGCGTGTCTATGACCCCTGTTGTGGCTCCGGTGGGATGTTTGTTCAGTCGGAAAAGTTTGTCGAAGATCACGCCGGGCGGATTGGTGATATTGCTATTTACGGTCAAGAAAGCAATTACACCACTTGGCGGTTATGCAAGATGAACTTGGCCGTGCGGGGGATTGATTCGGATATTCGCTGGAACTCTGAAGGAACCTTTCATAAAAACGAGTTGCCAGATTTGCGAGCCAATTTTATTCTGGCGAATCCACCGTTTAATATCTCGGATTGGGGTGGGGATCGGATTCGAGAGGATGCCCGCTGGAAGTTTGGGATTCCGCCCGTAGGCAATGCCAACTATGCCTGGTTACAACATATTTGGCACCATCTGGCTCCGACAGGAACAGCGGGGGTGGTCTTAGCCAATGGCTCCATGTCATCGCAACAGAGTGGGGAAGGGGACATTCGCCAGGCCATGATTGAGGGAGATGCGATTGACTGCATGATTGCCTTACCAGGCCAGCTTTTTTATTCCACCCAGATTCCGGCCTGTTTATGGTTTTTGGCCAAGGATAAGTCCAACGGCATTGCCCGAGATAAAAAACTAAGAGACCGGCGTGGCGAGATTCTGTTTATTGATGCTCGGAAGTTGGGCTACATGGTGGACAGAACCCGGCGAGAGTTCAGTGATGAAGATGTGGCTAAAATTGCAGAAACTTACCATTGCTGGCGGGAAGGGGCAGGCTATGAGGATATACCGGGATTTTGCAAGTCTGCCAATTTAGAGGAAATCCGGGGGCATGGCTACGTTTTAACCCCAGGCCGGTATGTGGGAGCCGCCGCCGCCGAGGAAGACGACACCCCCTTTGCCGAAGTCATGCAGCAACTCACAACCAAGCTGGGGCAACAGTTCCAAGAGTCAGCCCGTTTAGAATCCGTGATTCGGGAAAATTTGCAGGGTCTGGGGTATGACTTTTGA
- a CDS encoding type I restriction endonuclease subunit R codes for MSFVTEDDIEQVLIEQLQHLGYHYLPDSVANPDGTAPERESYADVILPQRLRDALDRLNPTIPATARDDAFKKLIATEKPNLIEENRRLHQLLIEGIDVEFYSDDGTIRGDKVYAIDFAQPEQNDWLVLNQFTVIEAGQNRRSDVVVFVNGLPLAVIEIKNPGTETATLAAAYNQLQTYKAQISSLFRTNAVLVTTDGLMARIGSLTADLERFMPWRTTDGETIAPKGTPEMSTLVEGVFTKRHLLNLIQNFTVFGDDGTGITKIIAGYHQFHGVQKAIAKTIAATHQTGDRKAGVIWHTQGSGKSLLMAFYVGQLVRRPELENPTIVVITDRNDLDDQLFATFAMCRDLIRQTPQQANSREDLQTLLNQVSGGVIFTTIQKFAPPTGETRYPVLTERRNVIVIADEAHRSQYGFKAKVDQKSGVIAYGFAKYLRDALPHASFIGFTGTPIEASDVNTPAVFGNYIDIYDISRAVEDGATVPIYYESRLARIELPEDEKPKIDAEIEDLIDDEDSDQARLSQKWATVQALVGAEKRLKQVARDLVTHFENRITALKGKAMIVCMSRAICVKLYNHIIELRPDWHSDDEQAGIIKIVMTGAASDPPEWQPHIGNKARRDLMAKRLKDPTDPLQLVIVRDMWLTGFDAPALHTMYVDKPMKGHGLMQAIARVNRVFRDKPAGLVVDYIGIGQRLREALRDYSAQDQRQTGIDEAEAVALMLEKYDVVRAMFHGFNYQRGLDGTPQERLVVMAEAMEWILDQQHQAALQETEPTKQKQARRRYQDAVLALSKAFALAAASDEARSIRDEVGLFQTIRAALVKSTTGPGQSAAEREFAVQQIIDRAVVSTEIVDILSAAGLSSPDISILSDDFLLEVRQMEKKNLAIEALRRLLNDEVRSRSANNITQQKKFSERLEQAIARYHTNALSTVEVIQELINLAQDIKAAKARGENQGLSADEYAFYDALAENQSAVEVMGNEQLKIIAHELLVSLKSNVTVDWAHRESARARLRTIVKRILKKYGYPPDMQAMAVQTVLQQAEALSAHWDRA; via the coding sequence ATGAGTTTTGTTACCGAAGACGACATTGAACAGGTACTCATCGAGCAACTGCAACACCTCGGTTATCATTACCTGCCCGATAGTGTTGCTAACCCCGATGGCACAGCCCCCGAGCGGGAATCCTATGCCGATGTCATTCTGCCTCAACGGTTGCGGGATGCCCTAGATCGCCTAAACCCTACCATTCCCGCCACTGCCCGCGATGATGCCTTCAAAAAACTAATTGCCACCGAAAAGCCCAACCTCATCGAAGAAAACCGCCGTCTGCATCAACTCCTCATCGAAGGCATTGATGTTGAGTTCTACAGTGACGATGGCACCATTCGCGGCGATAAAGTGTATGCCATTGACTTTGCCCAGCCTGAACAAAACGACTGGTTAGTGCTAAACCAATTTACCGTCATCGAAGCAGGCCAGAACCGCCGCTCAGATGTCGTGGTCTTTGTGAATGGCTTGCCCCTGGCAGTGATTGAAATTAAAAATCCTGGCACCGAAACCGCCACCCTCGCCGCCGCCTATAACCAACTGCAAACCTACAAAGCCCAAATTAGCTCCCTGTTCAGAACCAACGCCGTTCTGGTCACAACCGATGGCCTCATGGCTCGCATTGGCTCCCTAACCGCAGACTTAGAACGGTTCATGCCCTGGCGTACCACGGATGGCGAAACCATTGCCCCCAAAGGCACACCGGAAATGTCCACCTTAGTCGAAGGGGTATTTACCAAACGCCACCTCCTGAACCTGATCCAAAATTTCACCGTCTTTGGCGACGATGGCACAGGCATTACCAAAATCATTGCGGGCTATCACCAATTCCACGGTGTCCAGAAAGCCATCGCCAAAACCATAGCCGCTACCCATCAAACCGGAGATCGCAAAGCGGGGGTCATCTGGCATACCCAAGGGTCAGGCAAAAGTTTACTGATGGCCTTCTATGTGGGGCAACTGGTTCGCCGTCCTGAGCTAGAAAACCCCACCATTGTCGTGATTACAGATCGCAATGATCTAGACGATCAACTCTTTGCCACCTTTGCCATGTGCCGGGATTTGATTCGCCAAACACCCCAACAGGCCAATAGCCGGGAAGACCTGCAAACCCTTCTTAATCAGGTATCCGGCGGCGTCATCTTTACCACAATCCAAAAATTCGCTCCCCCCACTGGAGAAACCCGCTACCCCGTTTTAACCGAGCGGCGCAACGTCATCGTCATCGCAGATGAAGCCCACAGAAGCCAGTATGGATTTAAGGCCAAAGTGGATCAAAAAAGTGGGGTGATTGCCTATGGCTTTGCCAAATATTTGCGGGATGCCCTACCCCATGCCTCCTTTATTGGCTTTACTGGAACCCCCATCGAAGCCAGTGATGTGAATACGCCCGCTGTCTTTGGGAACTACATTGATATTTACGACATCAGCCGGGCTGTAGAAGATGGGGCAACCGTGCCAATCTACTATGAAAGCCGTTTAGCCCGGATTGAGCTACCAGAGGATGAAAAACCGAAAATTGATGCCGAAATTGAAGACCTGATTGATGATGAGGATTCAGACCAGGCCCGCCTCAGTCAAAAATGGGCCACCGTGCAAGCCCTCGTCGGAGCCGAAAAACGGTTAAAACAAGTCGCCAGAGATTTAGTCACTCATTTTGAAAACCGAATCACCGCCCTGAAGGGTAAGGCCATGATCGTTTGCATGAGCCGGGCCATTTGCGTCAAACTCTACAACCATATTATTGAACTGCGACCCGATTGGCACTCAGACGATGAACAAGCCGGAATCATCAAAATTGTGATGACCGGGGCAGCGTCCGACCCTCCCGAGTGGCAACCCCACATTGGCAATAAAGCTCGCCGGGATTTGATGGCTAAACGGCTGAAAGACCCCACCGACCCCTTGCAACTGGTGATTGTCAGGGATATGTGGCTAACCGGCTTTGATGCCCCGGCCCTGCACACGATGTATGTGGATAAACCGATGAAAGGCCATGGTCTGATGCAAGCCATTGCCCGTGTGAACCGCGTCTTTCGGGATAAGCCTGCTGGCCTGGTGGTGGACTATATCGGCATTGGTCAACGGTTGCGGGAAGCCCTCCGTGATTATTCAGCCCAAGACCAACGCCAGACCGGGATTGATGAAGCCGAAGCCGTGGCCCTGATGCTGGAAAAATACGATGTTGTCCGGGCTATGTTTCATGGGTTTAATTACCAGCGGGGCCTGGATGGAACACCCCAAGAGCGATTGGTGGTTATGGCTGAGGCGATGGAGTGGATATTAGACCAGCAACACCAAGCTGCCCTCCAAGAAACAGAACCAACCAAGCAAAAACAGGCCCGCCGCCGTTATCAGGATGCAGTCTTAGCTCTCTCCAAAGCCTTTGCTTTAGCCGCCGCCAGTGATGAAGCTCGGTCAATTCGGGATGAAGTGGGACTATTCCAAACCATTCGGGCAGCTTTAGTGAAATCTACAACCGGGCCTGGGCAGTCAGCCGCCGAGCGAGAATTTGCTGTCCAACAAATTATTGATCGGGCTGTAGTCTCTACCGAAATTGTTGATATTCTCAGTGCCGCTGGGCTTTCTTCTCCTGATATTTCTATTCTATCCGATGACTTTTTATTAGAAGTGCGGCAAATGGAGAAAAAAAACTTGGCGATTGAGGCCTTAAGACGATTACTCAATGATGAAGTTCGCTCCCGCAGTGCCAACAATATTACCCAGCAGAAAAAGTTTTCAGAGCGGTTAGAACAAGCCATCGCCCGGTATCACACCAATGCCCTCAGTACCGTTGAAGTGATCCAAGAGTTAATTAATCTGGCCCAAGACATCAAAGCAGCCAAAGCACGAGGGGAAAACCAAGGGCTATCAGCGGATGAGTATGCCTTCTATGACGCTCTAGCCGAAAACCAAAGTGCAGTCGAAGTCATGGGAAATGAACAGTTAAAGATCATCGCCCATGAGTTGCTGGTCAGTTTGAAGTCTAATGTCACGGTTGACTGGGCCCACCGTGAAAGTGCCAGGGCCAGGCTTCGGACAATCGTTAAACGTATCCTTAAAAAATATGGTTATCCCCCAGATATGCAAGCAATGGCCGTCCAAACTGTCCTCCAACAGGCCGAAGCGCTTTCTGCCCATTGGGACAGAGCTTAA
- a CDS encoding HD domain-containing protein — translation MPTLSKAIEIATQAHHGQVDKAGKPYISHPLAVMGLVEGESEKIVAVLHDVVEDTPISLNDLAAEGFSAECLAAVDAITKRDGEPLDDYLERVKSNPIAIRVKLADLSHNMDLRRIAEPTAKDYARIERYKQTYETLQAISG, via the coding sequence ATGCCCACTCTCAGCAAAGCGATTGAGATTGCCACCCAGGCCCACCACGGGCAAGTAGATAAAGCGGGCAAACCCTATATTTCCCACCCCTTAGCAGTCATGGGCCTGGTCGAGGGAGAGTCTGAAAAGATTGTGGCTGTTCTACATGATGTTGTAGAAGATACCCCGATCAGCTTGAATGACTTAGCGGCTGAGGGCTTTAGTGCAGAGTGTTTAGCGGCGGTTGATGCCATCACCAAGCGAGATGGTGAACCCCTGGACGATTACCTAGAACGGGTGAAATCTAACCCCATTGCCATCAGGGTCAAACTGGCAGACTTAAGTCACAACATGGATTTGCGCCGGATTGCAGAACCCACAGCGAAGGACTATGCCCGGATTGAACGGTACAAACAAACCTATGAAACACTCCAAGCCATATCTGGGTAA
- a CDS encoding HD domain-containing protein — MKFQPTQRYFDALEYAATLHKAQTRKGTDIPYISHLAAVATIAIHYGADEDEAIAALLHDAVEDQGGLQTLDYIRNEFGERVAEIVQACSDSIADTIQGEEKLPWKDRKLAYLDHIKTASPSVRLVSASDKLHNAQSIRRDYQTLGDELWNRFNAGKEGTLWYYRSLVEAFREHGDSPLLQTLDEVVTELESVVTPSGKVAT; from the coding sequence ATGAAATTCCAACCCACTCAGCGTTACTTTGATGCCCTAGAGTATGCGGCGACTCTACACAAAGCCCAAACTCGCAAAGGCACAGATATTCCCTACATTTCCCATTTAGCTGCTGTGGCTACGATTGCGATTCACTATGGAGCCGATGAGGATGAAGCCATTGCTGCCTTGCTCCATGATGCAGTGGAGGATCAAGGCGGGTTACAGACTCTAGACTACATTCGCAATGAGTTTGGGGAACGGGTCGCTGAAATTGTCCAGGCCTGTTCAGATTCCATTGCCGATACTATCCAAGGGGAAGAGAAATTACCCTGGAAAGACCGAAAGCTAGCTTATCTTGACCACATCAAAACCGCCTCTCCCTCAGTCCGGCTCGTTTCAGCATCGGATAAGCTCCACAATGCCCAATCTATCCGCCGTGATTATCAAACCCTCGGTGATGAACTGTGGAACCGATTTAATGCGGGTAAAGAGGGAACCCTTTGGTATTACCGCAGTCTAGTTGAAGCGTTCAGAGAACACGGTGATTCACCCCTTCTGCAAACCTTGGATGAGGTTGTGACTGAATTAGAGTCTGTGGTGACTCCATCTGGCAAAGTTGCTACCTAA
- a CDS encoding restriction endonuclease subunit S, with amino-acid sequence MSEWTRKTIAQCAADEPYSTQIGPFGKALTPQEYTSSGVPLLRGVNVNSGRFYDDGFVFISEETADRLSKFESFPGDVLLVHKGTLGQIGLMPKNRKFDRYIMGNSMLRVKCDPEKLLPEYLYYWLSSSEGQHYLFSRVSQVGVPQIQQPLTTLRQASLPVPPLYEQKAITNILGSLDDKIELNRQMNETLEAMARAIFKDWFIDFGPTRAKMAGRPPYLPGQVWSLFPDTIDEETGLPQGWNVGNILEFADLLSGGTPKTSEPSYWDGDIDWVSAKDVKNANGSFLLETEKKITQTGIDKSSTKLLPPKTTIITARGTVGEHRILGRPMTMNQTNYGLKAKDHFGDYFIYFMLKNLIEELRQQSYGTIFDTITTKTFLNTTCTKPSKMMVQKFEDQVVPFMDTVLCNQVISSTLAELRDRLLPRLMSGEIRVKEAEKMVEEVM; translated from the coding sequence ATGAGTGAATGGACACGAAAAACAATTGCTCAGTGTGCTGCTGATGAGCCATACTCTACACAAATTGGCCCATTTGGAAAAGCTTTAACTCCTCAGGAGTACACATCATCAGGCGTACCACTTTTGCGAGGAGTAAATGTAAATAGCGGAAGATTTTATGACGATGGCTTTGTCTTTATAAGTGAAGAGACTGCTGACAGACTGTCTAAATTTGAGTCTTTCCCTGGCGATGTATTACTTGTTCACAAAGGAACACTTGGTCAGATAGGTTTAATGCCCAAGAATAGAAAGTTTGATCGCTACATAATGGGCAATAGTATGTTGCGTGTTAAATGCGATCCAGAAAAACTATTACCTGAATATCTTTATTACTGGCTTTCTTCCTCTGAAGGACAACATTATCTTTTCAGTCGAGTATCTCAAGTTGGCGTTCCTCAAATTCAACAACCGCTAACTACTTTGAGGCAAGCTTCTCTGCCTGTTCCCCCGCTCTATGAGCAAAAGGCAATCACTAATATCCTCGGCTCTCTTGATGACAAAATCGAACTGAATCGGCAGATGAACGAAACCCTAGAGGCTATGGCCAGGGCAATTTTCAAAGATTGGTTTATAGATTTTGGCCCCACCCGCGCAAAGATGGCAGGCCGCCCCCCTTATCTCCCAGGCCAGGTGTGGTCACTTTTTCCAGACACGATTGATGAAGAAACAGGCTTACCGCAGGGGTGGAATGTAGGCAATATTTTAGAATTTGCTGATTTACTAAGTGGTGGCACGCCAAAAACATCTGAACCTAGCTATTGGGACGGTGATATTGATTGGGTCTCAGCAAAAGATGTAAAAAATGCTAATGGGTCTTTCTTATTAGAGACAGAAAAGAAAATCACTCAAACAGGAATTGATAAAAGCAGTACTAAGCTGTTACCACCAAAAACCACTATTATTACAGCCCGTGGCACAGTCGGAGAGCATCGAATACTAGGTCGCCCAATGACAATGAATCAGACTAATTATGGTCTTAAGGCAAAGGATCATTTTGGAGATTATTTCATCTATTTTATGCTCAAAAATTTAATAGAAGAGTTACGACAGCAATCATACGGCACTATTTTTGACACAATAACAACAAAAACTTTCTTAAATACCACTTGCACTAAGCCATCGAAGATGATGGTTCAAAAATTTGAAGATCAGGTTGTCCCCTTTATGGATACTGTTTTATGTAATCAGGTGATTTCTAGCACGCTAGCTGAACTACGAGATCGACTCTTACCTAGGCTCATGTCTGGTGAAATCCGGGTAAAAGAAGCTGAAAAAATGGTTGAAGAGGTGATGTAA
- a CDS encoding Uma2 family endonuclease, whose translation MVAAQEREPYFSPDEYFIWEEGQLERHELIDGRVYAMTGGTQNHSAIKLNIGSLIRAQMRGSQCRVFDSDLKVNILYTSNYTYPDLSVTCDERDRQNQYYISYPCLIVEVLSPSTEAYDRGKKFEHYRHNPNLTDYVLVSSDEIAIDIYHKNDAGEWLILSYRPGDQVELKSIGLSLPIEQFYEDVIFESQK comes from the coding sequence ATGGTTGCAGCCCAAGAGAGAGAGCCGTATTTTTCACCGGATGAGTATTTCATTTGGGAGGAAGGGCAGTTAGAAAGGCACGAATTGATTGATGGTCGTGTGTATGCGATGACGGGTGGCACGCAAAATCATAGTGCGATCAAGCTGAATATTGGTAGCCTCATTAGGGCGCAGATGCGGGGAAGTCAGTGTAGAGTTTTTGATTCAGATTTAAAAGTCAATATTCTTTATACCTCGAACTATACTTACCCCGATTTGAGTGTGACTTGTGATGAGCGAGATCGCCAGAATCAGTATTACATCAGCTACCCCTGCCTGATTGTTGAGGTGCTTTCCCCCAGCACCGAAGCCTATGATCGGGGCAAAAAGTTTGAACATTATCGCCACAATCCAAATTTGACGGATTATGTTTTAGTCAGTTCAGATGAGATAGCGATTGATATTTATCACAAGAATGATGCGGGGGAATGGCTAATTTTGAGTTATAGACCTGGTGATCAAGTAGAGCTTAAAAGTATTGGCTTGTCCCTTCCTATTGAGCAGTTCTATGAGGATGTTATTTTCGAGTCTCAGAAATAG
- a CDS encoding SWIM zinc finger family protein, which yields MTTKTATDLIYTAANAARILGKRFSNLVIEIWANVVYLHGSKISRFVSKTAFKQMFVEFRKAGAKALTVTANLFVPNTYKVRNETKGTAYDVLIIDRHITCGCEDYTAQYDAMGKGVCKHGYAVLNHLGYNCLADYLRA from the coding sequence ATGACTACCAAAACCGCTACTGACCTCATTTACACTGCCGCCAACGCCGCTCGTATCTTGGGTAAACGGTTCTCTAACTTGGTTATCGAAATCTGGGCTAACGTCGTCTATCTCCACGGTTCTAAAATTTCTCGCTTCGTTTCTAAAACTGCCTTTAAGCAAATGTTTGTAGAGTTCCGTAAAGCCGGAGCCAAGGCCTTAACCGTCACTGCTAACTTATTCGTTCCCAATACCTACAAAGTACGGAATGAAACCAAAGGGACAGCCTACGATGTGTTGATCATTGACCGTCATATCACCTGTGGCTGTGAAGATTACACCGCCCAATATGATGCAATGGGTAAAGGAGTCTGTAAGCATGGCTACGCTGTCCTAAACCATCTCGGCTATAACTGCTTGGCGGATTATCTAAGAGCCTAA